The nucleotide window AGGCTTTGGCTTGGTCGATGATGGTCATAATTTGGTCGAGGTCAGCTGGTTGGGCTGAGCGCATGTAGATGTTGGACATGGGGAATCACTCCTTGATTTTAGTGACGTGTTCTTCAATGAATTGCATGGCTGAGATAACCTGCTTCGTTTCACTGCCAGTGAGGTTGGTGAAGAGGCTACGTACCTGATCGTCCGACCGTTGGTTAATGATGGCCAGTTGTTCATTCCCAGCGTCAGTCAGTGATAGGATTTTTGAACGCTTATCCAATTCGGCCGGTGTTTGGGCGAGTAGGCCGCGCTCCTCCAGTCGTTTGAGAATCCGACTGAGATAGCCCTTATCGACTCGCAGAACTTGAACAAGCTGATTGGCAGTGTTGTACCCATTTTCAGCGATTTCGAGCAGGAGACGAGCTTCTAGGAGGGTTAACGTCGTTTGTAGGTGGTACTTGTCGGTTAGACGGAAGATTCGCGTATAGAAACGGTCAAATTCCCGAATATGATGAATGTCTTGACTATTCATGGCGGTTCTCCTTATGTAGTTGACAAAAGCAACTAAGTTCATTATGCTTATTAAAGTTGCTTTTGTCAACTTAATCTAATTGAAAGTAGTTTAGCATAAATGACTAAAAATCGCTTCTCTTTTATCCTGATCATGGTCGGGGCATTCTTAAGTATTCTGAATCAAACCTTGATGACAACCGCTTTACCGTCCGTCATGCGGGCTTTTTCAATCACGACCGCACAGGGCCAGTGGTTAAACAACGGGTATCTACTGGTCAATGCGCTGATGATTCCTACAACGGCGTATCTGATCAAACGATTCACGACACGGCAGTTGTACATGACGGCAGCCGGATTATTTATGGTGGGAACCTTAATTGGGGCGATTGCACCACTCTATCCCATTTTGATTGTTGGCCGGATGATTCAGGCGTTGGGCGCCGGAATCTTGATTCCATTGGTTAACGTTGTGGTTATGACGTCGACCCGGCCCAGTGAACGGGGTGAAGCAATGGGAATCGTGGGATTGGCTCTGAACCTGGCACCCGTCATGGGGCCGTCAGTTTCCGGAGTGATTTTGATGCACCTGTCCTGGCGTTATCTGTTCTGGCTGACCCTACCGTTGATGCTGGTGGATATCTTGTTTGCCGTGAAGTTTATTGATAATGTTGGTGAGTTACATAAGGAAAAGCTGAACTTAGAGGGACTGATTCTGTCAGCGTTAGGTTTGACAGCAGCGTTGTATAGTTTTTCTAATATTGGGGAAACGGCCTTCCTATCCATGAAAGGCATTGTGCCGTTAGTCATTGGGATTATTTTATTGGCAGGTTTTGTAAAGTGTCAGTGGGGTGTTCCACACCCGTTGCTTAATTTACGAGTCTTCAAGTACAAGCAATTCAACCTGCCACTGATTATTAACATGTTGTTGATGGTGACGATGTATGGAAATTCTGTGATCATTCCAATTTTAGTGCAAAATGTCTTTCATCAGAGTGCCTTTGTATCGGGGCTAACGTTGACGCCCGGAGCCATTTTGACGACGTTCATTTCACCGCTGAACGGCCATTTTTATGATAAATATGATTTCCGAAAAATGGTGATTATTGGACTCAGTATTGATATTGTCGGGTCCTTGTTATTGAGTTCGACGGGCAGCGGGTCGTCCATTATGTTTGTCGTTGTGGGGCAAACGATTCGTCAATTGGGACTCGTCCTTGTTTTGATTCCAATTCAGACGCACGCCTGGTCGATGTTGCCAGCTCACGCAATTCCGGATGGGGTGGCCGTTTACAACACGATGCGGCAAGTAGCGGCCTCGTTTGGGACAGCCCTGTTGGTGGCAATTATTAGTTTGACAGCCAACAGTCACATCAATTTTCATATGAACAGCCAGTTGGTGGGAATTAAAATTAGCTACACGTTGTCCTCGCTGATGCTGGTTATCTGTATCATTCTGGCCTGGCGGTTAGAGAAGAATCGCACGCTGGATTAAATCTAAAAGGTGGTCACTGAAGTGAACCCCCAAGGTTGGACAGAAAGTCCAACCTTGGGGGTTTTACTATGGTTAAGTTTGATTTAGATTTTAGAATTAAGGTCGTCACTGAATATTTGAGTGGAGTTGGATCAACCTCATTGGCCAGAAAACATGGTATCAGCAAGGAAGAAACTATCCTTCTTTGGGTTAGTCGCTTCCAGAAATACGGTATAGCTGGATTGAAGCTGAAGGATCAGAAGCCAGAATATTCTAGTCAGTTCAAGGTTGATGTATTAAACTGGAGAAAACAACATCAGGCCTCGCTTCCGGTAACGGCTCTGCACTTCAATCTATCTTCGCCAAGCACCATCTGGCAATGGGAGAAGCGCTTTGAGGAGCAAGGAATCGCTGGCCTTGAACGGAAGCGAGGAAAGCCTAAAATCATGGCTAAACATAAGCAAACGAAGCCTTCAAAGAGTCGCAATAACTCCAGTACCGCCGATGAATTGAAGCAATTAAAACAAGAAAACTTGATGTTAAAGATTGAGAATGAATACCTAAAAAAACTCGATGCCTTAGCTCAGAAGAAGTCAGCAGACAAGAAATCTCGCAAATAGTGACCGAGTTAAGGCAGGTCTTTCAAGTGCCCATCAAGCTCCTACTCAAGGTCGTCAAAGTACCAAGAAGTACGTATTATTACGCACGCTCACATCGTCAGCGTGAAAAGCTGGATGATTCTCCAATCATTCAGGCAATCGATGAGATCCGGCAGGAAGATTCTAAGTACACCAAGAAGTATGGTTACCGGCGACTAACTAAAGCTTTACAGGAGCATGGATTCACGGTGAATCATAAACGAGTCTTGCGTCTAATGCATGAGCATGATTGGCTTTGTTTAGCGTACAATCGGCAAAAACGTAAATATAATTCATACAAAGGATCCGTTGGTAAAATTGCGCCTAATCAGTTGAACCGACGATTCAAAACGGACCGACCCTATCAAAAACTCGTTACAGATGTCAGTGAATTTCGATACGGTGGTATGAGCCAAAGTGAACGGGTCTATTTAGAACCAGTGATTGACCTCTTCTCAGGCGAAGTCTTAGCCTTCAACATCAGTGACCATCCAACAGTAGAATTTGCCCTAAAGCCGCTTAGAGAAGCATTGGAAGGACTGCCAAAGTTAGGTTATCGAACAACAGTCCACACGGATCAGGGATTCCAGTATCAACATAAATTCTGGCGAGAAACACTCAAAGAACATCGCGTATTTCAAAGCATGTCACGCAAAGCAACTTGTCTAGATAATGCGGCAGTTGAATCATTCTTCCACATCATGAAGGTCGAAGTTATGGATGAGCATTTTGAGAACAAGGAAGACTTGACTCAAGCTATGACTGACTGGATTAACTTTTACAATAAACGTCGGATCAAAACAAAACTGGATGGCAAGTCCCCGGAAAAATACCGGGAACTCGCCATCCAGAAGGCAGCGTAAATTCTGTGTCCAACTTTAAGGGTTCACTTCACACCGAGATTAAGCGGTGGCCACCTTTTTTGCGTTTACGGGTGTCAGAAGAATAAGTAGTAGATGCCACTCAGACCGATAAATCCGTAAATCCACCGTTTAATGGTGTCGGGATTCAGTCGAGTGAGTAAGTGGGAGGCAATGATCGTCCCAATGGTCGCTGCGACCATTCCCACTAAAATGTAGGGAATATCTGGCTTGACCAAAATGCCGTTGGCAACCCGAATACTGGTGATATAGAGCGTATCAATCAGAAAAAAGGTTTGAATGCTCGCAATGTACTCGGGCATTGATTTGGACAAGGATAGGAAGTATAAGGCCATAAGGGGACCACCAATACCGAACAGGCCGTTGAAAAATCCTGAGACGATCATAAAGCAACCGGCGATGTACCACGGGTAACGTTGGTTGCCAGCTCCAGGCGCTAGGGTGAAGTAGAGACATATTGCCACCAATAAGCCGCCTAACAACATGCGCAGGAGGTGGGCATCTAAGACGTGTCCCAGATGGACGGACCAGGTGGCAACCATTGCGTAGATAATAAAGGGAATAATGATTCGTTTGAAATGTAGATGTTGGCGATACCGAAAGGCCAATGTAAGCACGCTAGCCAACATAATGACGCCACCAACTCCGGCTGCTTGGGCCATGGGGAGAATCGATGGGAAGAAGATCATCATGATAATGACAGCACCGAAGCCTGTCAGTCCTTGCACCAATCCCGCCAATAAGGCGGGGAGAATAATGCATAACCAGGTCACCGAGGATCCCTCCTTAATAAGAAAGCTCCCGTCTAGTTTGGGTGAAATGGGGCGGGTTGTCAACGGGGAGTAGATTGTCAGGTAGACTAATTGCGCGTTATGCCAGTTGCCTCACGTTTCGACCATCTACGCGCAGAGCGTCAAAAAAGGTCTGAGACTTTTGTCCCAAACCTGACTTGTCGTTAATTGTAGCTTGCTAAGACGTGTATTAAAAGGTACAGTGCCTAATCTTCCTTCACAATGTCGATCCACTTTAGGGGTTGGGCGTACTTTTCCATCTCGTCGACGGTCAGCTTGACCACGGCATCTGGGATGCCAGCGGCTGGGTAAACCACGTCTTCATCCTTTAAGCTGACGTCGAAGTAGACCCCCACCCCGGGTTTTAGGCCAAACGGGCAGACACCACCGGCGGGATGACCAATTAGGTCTTCCAGTTCATCAAAAGGTACCATGTGGGCCTTTTGGTGGAATTCAGCCTTGAACTTAGGGTTGGCAATCTTGGCGGTTCCCTTGACCACGATAACGATGGGACCTTCCTTAAGCTTTAAAGCCAACGTTTTTGCGATTTGGTCGGGCCGGACGCCCAGGGTAGCGGCGGCATCGGCTACGGTTGCGGTCGACTGGTCAAACTCGGTGATCCGATCGGTTAAGTTTAGTTGCTCAAAAAAGGTCGTGACAGTTTCTAAGGACATGCTGAATCCCTCCCATTAATAGATAGGTCGTTGGACATATAAGTAGTTGGGTTCATTATGCAATAGATTGGCCGATAAAGGAACCCATCAAAGGAAAAATTAGCAAAGTGGGCAACCGATTTCACAAAAATTGTTTGGAAATCTTTCAAGGATGAAACCGCGACACGATAGCTTTGCAAACAAGGGATGAGACCGTTTTCTTTTTTGTCAGCTTCGAACCATTGTTTTGTGACGCAGAATGAATTATAGTTAAATTGTGAAGTGATTCTCAAAAAAGGGAGATGGATTGAATGCCAATTACCATTTCGGTTTTAAAAGAGGCACCCAATGAAAATCGGGTTGCATTATCGCCGACGGTTGTTAGCAAACTCGTTAAAAGTGACTACCAGGTCTTAGTTGAAAAAGACGCTGGGAGTCGTGCCTTTTATCAGGATGCTGCTTATACAGATGCCGGTGCCAAAGTGGTTGACCAAGCAACGGCAATTAAAGAGGCCACAATTATTGCAACGGTCAACCAACCATCTAGTGAGGTTGTCAATCAGATGAGTGAGGGACAGAGCTTGATCGGGCTGCTGGCACCACTAACTGATACTGATTTCGTTAAGAAATTAGCTGCCAAGAAGATCAATGCCTTGTCATTCGAACTCTTGCCACGGACCGCGTCACGGGCTCAAACGATGGATGTTTTGAGTTCTCAGTCCAGTGTAGCTGGATACAAGGCGGCGCTGATGGCTGCTGATCATTTTTCTCGGTATTTCCCAATGATGATCACCGCTGCCGGTACTGCCAAGCCAGCTAAAGTCTTGGTCTTAGGGACCGGGGTTGCTGGGTTGCAAGCAATTGGGACCGCTAACCGGTTAGGTGCCATGGTGTCTGGCTATGATATTCGGCCAGCCTCACGTGGTGAAGTCGAATCCTTAGGGGCAACCTTCTTGACGACGTCCGTTTCGGGTTCTGGTGAAGGCGGTTACGCTCGGGCCTTAACTCCTGAAGAAACGGCACAACAACAAGAAGAATTAGCCGGGTTCATTGCACAAAACGATGTGATTATCACTACTGCCCAGGTTCCTGGACGGCGGCCACCAGTTCTGGTTACTCAGAAGTCCGTGGACGAAGCTAAGCCCGGGACCTTGTTCATTGACTTAGCTGCTAGTGACTTAGGTGGTAACGTCGCTGGTTCCAAACCAGCCGAAACGGTTACCACGGCCAATGGTGCCCAAATCGTTGGTGCTGGGGACATGGCTAGTCAGTTACCAGCTTCAGCTTCTGATATGTTTGCCAAGAACGTTCAAGCCGTTATCACGGATATCACTAAAGATGGTAAGTTAGTCTTTGATATCGATGATGACGTGGTTGGCGAATTGTTGGCTACTTATCAAGGTGAAATTATTAGCAATCGTTTACGCTCCGCAATGGAATTGCCAGAACGTAAACCAGCTGCTCAAGCGCAAGACGATACTCAGACGCCGGATGAAACAAAAGACGACGCAAAAGGAGTTGATTAGGCATGAGCGAAGAACTATTTACAAATTTAGCTATTTTTGTGCTTAGCCTATTGGTTGGGTTTGAAGTTATGAGTAAGATTCCTGCAACGTTACAGACACCAATGATGTCTGGTGCCAACGCCATTCATGGTGTCGTTATCGTTGGGGCCTTCGTCATTGCGGCGGAAGCCAATAGCACGTTGTTTTACATCTTAGCCTTTTTCGGGGCATTCTTTGCAGCTGTCAACGTGGCCGGTGGTTACACCGTCACGGACCGGATGCTAGGAATGTTCGACCGGAAGCCTAAACCAGGCAATAATGCAGGGGAGGGTGATCAGAAATGAGTATTCTACAAACGTGTTCATCATTGGTCTACCTGGTCTCCGCGGTTTGTTATGTCATGGGTGTTCATTTGATGCGTTCGCCTAAGACGGCGCGTCAAGGGAACGGCCTGTCTGCAATCGGGATGTTAATGGCGGTGGTTACCATTGTCATTAACGTCTTGATTGAAGGTAAAATTACGACAATGGGTTGGGGTGTTCTGTTAGTCGGCGGTATCCTCGGGATTGTTTACGGGGCTGTCAAGGCGCAGAAGGTGCCAATGACTGACGTCCCTCAACTGGTTAGTCTCTTTAACGCAGTTGGTGGTGGTGC belongs to Levilactobacillus yonginensis and includes:
- a CDS encoding YbaK/EbsC family protein, with amino-acid sequence MSLETVTTFFEQLNLTDRITEFDQSTATVADAAATLGVRPDQIAKTLALKLKEGPIVIVVKGTAKIANPKFKAEFHQKAHMVPFDELEDLIGHPAGGVCPFGLKPGVGVYFDVSLKDEDVVYPAAGIPDAVVKLTVDEMEKYAQPLKWIDIVKED
- a CDS encoding NAD(P) transhydrogenase subunit alpha; this encodes MSEELFTNLAIFVLSLLVGFEVMSKIPATLQTPMMSGANAIHGVVIVGAFVIAAEANSTLFYILAFFGAFFAAVNVAGGYTVTDRMLGMFDRKPKPGNNAGEGDQK
- a CDS encoding helix-turn-helix domain-containing protein → MVKFDLDFRIKVVTEYLSGVGSTSLARKHGISKEETILLWVSRFQKYGIAGLKLKDQKPEYSSQFKVDVLNWRKQHQASLPVTALHFNLSSPSTIWQWEKRFEEQGIAGLERKRGKPKIMAKHKQTKPSKSRNNSSTADELKQLKQENLMLKIENEYLKKLDALAQKKSADKKSRK
- a CDS encoding MDR family MFS transporter, producing MTKNRFSFILIMVGAFLSILNQTLMTTALPSVMRAFSITTAQGQWLNNGYLLVNALMIPTTAYLIKRFTTRQLYMTAAGLFMVGTLIGAIAPLYPILIVGRMIQALGAGILIPLVNVVVMTSTRPSERGEAMGIVGLALNLAPVMGPSVSGVILMHLSWRYLFWLTLPLMLVDILFAVKFIDNVGELHKEKLNLEGLILSALGLTAALYSFSNIGETAFLSMKGIVPLVIGIILLAGFVKCQWGVPHPLLNLRVFKYKQFNLPLIINMLLMVTMYGNSVIIPILVQNVFHQSAFVSGLTLTPGAILTTFISPLNGHFYDKYDFRKMVIIGLSIDIVGSLLLSSTGSGSSIMFVVVGQTIRQLGLVLVLIPIQTHAWSMLPAHAIPDGVAVYNTMRQVAASFGTALLVAIISLTANSHINFHMNSQLVGIKISYTLSSLMLVICIILAWRLEKNRTLD
- a CDS encoding MarR family winged helix-turn-helix transcriptional regulator, which codes for MNSQDIHHIREFDRFYTRIFRLTDKYHLQTTLTLLEARLLLEIAENGYNTANQLVQVLRVDKGYLSRILKRLEERGLLAQTPAELDKRSKILSLTDAGNEQLAIINQRSDDQVRSLFTNLTGSETKQVISAMQFIEEHVTKIKE
- a CDS encoding sulfite exporter TauE/SafE family protein, which gives rise to MTWLCIILPALLAGLVQGLTGFGAVIIMMIFFPSILPMAQAAGVGGVIMLASVLTLAFRYRQHLHFKRIIIPFIIYAMVATWSVHLGHVLDAHLLRMLLGGLLVAICLYFTLAPGAGNQRYPWYIAGCFMIVSGFFNGLFGIGGPLMALYFLSLSKSMPEYIASIQTFFLIDTLYITSIRVANGILVKPDIPYILVGMVAATIGTIIASHLLTRLNPDTIKRWIYGFIGLSGIYYLFF
- a CDS encoding NAD(P) transhydrogenase subunit alpha — encoded protein: MPITISVLKEAPNENRVALSPTVVSKLVKSDYQVLVEKDAGSRAFYQDAAYTDAGAKVVDQATAIKEATIIATVNQPSSEVVNQMSEGQSLIGLLAPLTDTDFVKKLAAKKINALSFELLPRTASRAQTMDVLSSQSSVAGYKAALMAADHFSRYFPMMITAAGTAKPAKVLVLGTGVAGLQAIGTANRLGAMVSGYDIRPASRGEVESLGATFLTTSVSGSGEGGYARALTPEETAQQQEELAGFIAQNDVIITTAQVPGRRPPVLVTQKSVDEAKPGTLFIDLAASDLGGNVAGSKPAETVTTANGAQIVGAGDMASQLPASASDMFAKNVQAVITDITKDGKLVFDIDDDVVGELLATYQGEIISNRLRSAMELPERKPAAQAQDDTQTPDETKDDAKGVD
- a CDS encoding IS3 family transposase; the protein is MTELRQVFQVPIKLLLKVVKVPRSTYYYARSHRQREKLDDSPIIQAIDEIRQEDSKYTKKYGYRRLTKALQEHGFTVNHKRVLRLMHEHDWLCLAYNRQKRKYNSYKGSVGKIAPNQLNRRFKTDRPYQKLVTDVSEFRYGGMSQSERVYLEPVIDLFSGEVLAFNISDHPTVEFALKPLREALEGLPKLGYRTTVHTDQGFQYQHKFWRETLKEHRVFQSMSRKATCLDNAAVESFFHIMKVEVMDEHFENKEDLTQAMTDWINFYNKRRIKTKLDGKSPEKYRELAIQKAA